From one Rosa rugosa chromosome 4, drRosRugo1.1, whole genome shotgun sequence genomic stretch:
- the LOC133742136 gene encoding replication protein A 70 kDa DNA-binding subunit E yields the protein MDVRLTEGAILKITTDDRDGQYRPILQVLDVKQIHAQIGGGADKERYRLALSDGSHTQQGMLATQQNFLVRQGHLQKGSVVRLNEYTCAPVRGRQIIIVVSLDVLVNTCEIIGQPATYSNAQSPATIPGNAQSLNSSARVAGHETMTEATPQQPRLNQSYGGSYSGSADPGRYATMSTVPNHPRPETGSGFAGLAPVSGSYAGQNTGLRSPISQVPPPLQNSYAQPPQPTYQQSHSNSYARPPQATYQQPPPSSYARPPQPTHQQPPPLYSNRGPVAKNEAPGIIVQICALNRYLNRWTIKARVTAKSELRSYTNARGEGKVFNFDLIDSSGEIRVTCFNPVAEEFYNLIEVGKLYMISKGSVKAAVRKFNHLNNEFEIQLDTTSTIQLCFEDDGSIPQQRFNFRPISDVEGLGNDIIVDIIGVVTFISPAASIRTKNGETQKRTLQLKDMSCRSVEVTLWGNLCNVEGQKLQSMCDSGLFPVLAVKAGRVNDFNGKGVGTMATSQLFIEPNNSQADEVREWFDREGRNSPCVSISRGTASVGRNDIRKTISQIKDEKLGTSEKPDWITVSATVIFIKSDNYFYAACPLKVGERQCNKKVINDGDGTWRCERCEQSIEQCDFRYILNLQIQDHTGIAWVTAFQEAGEEMMGITAKDFHYLKHEKQDEDKVAEIIRRVLFTEFVFKLKIKEETFSDEQRVKSTIVKADKVSFSSKSRFHLDLMDKLKNGETAIPCAGMNNTEVGSSAIRQHTPAVNASYSTNAANAGREFGAPANQVHVGSQYISPRVPSTGSAGLYPTCNICEGTSHNSLNCPNVMNGPGQSSGGGYTNSRPVASNSGECHKCHQPGHWAKDCPSSNHLPAYGSSGVQPGRYGVSNQRVSY from the exons ATGGACGTGAGGCTAACGGAGGGGGCGATACTGAAGATCACGACGGACGACCGTGACGGGCAGTATAGGCCCATCCTGCAAGTGCTCGACGTGAAGCAGATCCACGCACAGATCGGCGGCGGCGCGGACAAGGAGCGCTACAGGCTGGCCTTGTCCGATGGGTCCCACACCCAGCAGGGGATGCTGGCCACTCAGCAGAACTTCCTGGTTCGGCAGGGTCACCTCCAGAAGGGCTCCGTAGTCCGCCTCAACGAATACACCTGCGCGCCCGTCCGAGGCCGCCA GATCATCATTGTAGTCTCATTGGATGTGCTAGTTAATACATGTGAAATCATTGGACAGCCTGCCACATATTCGAATGCACAGTCCCCAGCTACAATACCTGGAAATGCCCAATCTCTTAACAGCAGTGCTCGTGTGGCGGGTCATGAAACTATGACTGAGGCGACTCCCCAACAACCTAGATTGAATCAATCATATGGTGGTTCTTATTCTGGTAGTGCTGACCCAGGAAGATATGCTACAATGAGTACAGTTCCCAATCACCCTAGACCAGAGACTGGTTCTGGTTTTGCTGGGTTAGCACCAGTAAGTGGGTCATATGCTGGTCAGAACACAGGTTTACGCAGCCCCATATCCCAGGTTCCACCTCCACTTCAAAATTCTTATGCTCAGCCACCTCAGCCGACTTATCAACAGTCGCACTCAAATTCTTATGCCCGCCCGCCTCAGGCAACTTATCAACAGCCACCTCCAAGTTCTTATGCACGCCCACCTCAGCCAACTCATCAACAGCCACCTCCATTATATAGTAATAGAGGACCAGTTGCCAAAAATGAAGCTCCTGGTATAATAGTACAAATTTGTGCTCTGAATCGATACCTAAATAGGTGGACAATTAAGGCTAGAGTGACGGCTAAATCAGAACTCAGGTCCTACACCAATGCACGTGGTGAGGGGAAAGTATTTAATTTTGATCTTATTGATTCTTCTGGCGAAATTCGTGTAACCTGCTTTAATCCAGTGGCAGAAGAGTTCTACAATTTGATTGAAGTTGGTAAGCTTTACATGATCTCAAAGGGTAGTGTGAAGGCAGCTGTAAGGAAATTCAACCACCTCAACAACGAGTTTGAAATTCAATTGGACACCACTTCAACAATACAGTTATGTTTTGAGGATGATGGCTCAATTCCACAGCAGCGGTTCAATTTTCGGCCAATAAGTGATGTTGAAGGCTTGGGGAACGACATTATTGTGGATATAATAGGTGTGGTAACATTCATCAGTCCTGCCGCTTCAATAAGGACGAAAAACGGTGAGACACAAAAGAGAACTCTCCAGTTGAAGGATATGTCTTGTCGTAGCGTTGAAGTAACTCTCTGGGGCAATTTGTGCAATGTAGAAGGGCAAAAACTTCAAAGTATGTGTGATTCTGGGTTATTTCCAGTGCTAGCTGTTAAAGCTGGTAGAGTCAATGACTTCAATGGCAAGGGGGTGGGGACCATGGCTACTAGTCAGCTCTTTATAGAGCCCAATAACTCTCAAGCTGATGAGGTGAGGGAATGGTTTGACAGGGAAGGAAGGAATTCCCCATGTGTCTCTATCTCCAGGGGAACAGCAAGTGTGGGAAGAAATGATATCCGAAAGACTATATCCCAGATTAAAGATGAGAAGCTAGGGACTTCTGAGAAGCCAGATTGGATCACAGTCAGTGCTACTGTCATATTTATAAAGAGTGATAACTACTTCTATGCCGCATGCCCGCTCAAGGTAGGGGAGCGGCAATGCAACAAAAAGGTTATAAATGATGGAGATGGGACATGGCGGTGTGAAAGATGTGAGCAGTCCATAGAACAGTGTGACTTCAGATATATACTCAACTTACAGATACAAGACCATACTGGCATAGCATGGGTAACTGCATTTCAGGAGGCTGGTGAAGAAATGATGGGTATAACTGCAAAAGATTTTCATTATTTGAAACATGAAAAGCAGGATGAAGATAAAGTTGCAGAAATCATACGAAGGGTCTTGTTTACTGAAtttgttttcaagttgaaaataaAGGAGGAGACTTTTAGTGATGAGCAGCGTGTGAAATCAACAATTGTCAAAGCAGATAAAGTTAGTTTCTCTTCAAAATCTAGATTTCATTTAGATCTGATGGATAAACTTAAAAATGGGGAAACTGCAATACCTTGTGCTGGGATGAACAATACTGAAGTGGGGAGCTCTGCAATTAGACAACATACACCAGCTGTGAATGCTAGTTACAGTACCAATGCTGCCAATGCTGGTAGAGAGTTTGGAGCACCAGCAAATCAAGTACATGTTGGAAGCCAGTATATTAGTCCTAGGGTTCCTTCAACCGGCTCTGCTGGTTTGTATCCTACCTGTAACATCTGTGAAGGTACAAGCCATAATTCTTTGAACTGCCCAAATGTTATGAATGGCCCAGGACAGTCATCAGGAGGGGGTTACACCAATAGTAGGCCAGTTGCCAGTAATTCTGGTGAATGCCATAAATGTCACCAACCTGGGCACTGGGCGAAAGACTGTCCTAGCTCGAACCATCTTCCAGCTTATGGAAGTAGTGGAGTCCAGCCGGGCAGATATGGAGTTTCAAATCAAAGGGTCAGCTATTGA
- the LOC133745839 gene encoding uncharacterized protein LOC133745839 — MDSQDVSQKKGYLILRWSLALLFPIVAFSSLSLFLVLVTVFVSNSSVSVPISVSSQCRIVSSSVDLKSAKVCELGLFNYKAKHVFYPLEGRKFRCRYDYYWASVFKVEYQDQSSGQTQVALAEAPSEALPLNCRPNFGAAWLTKDKFKVNKTYNCWYTYGVSQVSLYDDGFFSCQATDPSTFEMIRRYFILSTKILRSWFLSQEPALYWRWETIIGLVTGFSTALISISFFKLMQLLKSQLPQISARRMLTQSISVVLFRRTCFLVAYISFMGWLAIEFGKRLGLPEILTLLKE, encoded by the exons ATGGATTCCCAGGACGTCTCTCAGAAGAAGGGCTATCTGATCCTGCGCTGGTCTCTCGCTCTCCTTTTCCCTATCGTcgctttctcttctctctcacttTTCCTCGTCTTAGTCACAGTTTTCGTCTCCAATTCTTCGGTTTCCGTCCCCATTTCGGTTTCGTCTCAGTGCAGGATCGTCTCCAGCA GTGTTGATCTTAAGTCAGCCAAGGTTTGTGAGCTCGGATTGTTCAATTACAAAGCCAAGCATGTGTTTTATCCCTTAGAAGGAAGAAAGTTTCGATGTCGTTATGATTACTATTGGGCTTCTGTTTTTAAG GTGGAGTACCAAGATCAGTCTTCTGGTCAAACTCAGGTTGCACTAGCTGAGGCTCCAAGTGAGGCTCTTCCTCTTAATTGCAGACCTAATTTTGGTGCTGCATGGTTGACCAAAGACAAATTCAAG GTCAATAAGACTTATAACTGCTGGTACACATATGGTGTTTCTCAAGTAAGCTTATATGATGATGGTTTCTTCAGTTGCCAAGCTACAGATCCGTCTACATTTGAAATGATAAGAAGATATTTCATCCT GTCGACAAAGATCTTACGCTCCTGGTTTCTAAGCCAGGAACCAGCCCTGTATTGGAGGTGGGAAACCATAATTGGACTTGTTACTGGTTTTTCAACCGCATTGATCTCAATAAGCTTCTTTAAACTCATGCAACTCTTGAAATCTCAATTGCCTCAAATCTCTGCTAGAAGAATGCTTACACAGTCAATCTCAGTGGTCCTCTTCAGGCGCACTTGTTTTCTTGTGGCATACATCTCTTTTATGGGTTGGTTGGCCATCGAGTTTGGGAAAAGGCTTGGCCTGCCAGAGATTCTCACTCTTCTCAAGGAGTAA
- the LOC133742137 gene encoding uncharacterized protein LOC133742137: MDFLFKGMNGETSGCPFDENDIQRCPFLRNLNKPTCFSFTSVNIPIPVRGASGPIFEDGPNFDIAFKLFHGKDGVVPLSDRSSDNDILEVKPELQFNPLAAKAATISLSTFGPGGPFSFGSFSDKAKKQNSNSSSKKEPPSQKGKSSKHEAVGNDWLKTGNCPIAKSYRAVSSVLPLVATALQPPAGMKLKCPPAVVAARAALARTTFVKNLRPQPLPAKMLVIAALGMAVNIPLGMWKEHTTKFSLSWFAAVHAAVPFIAMLRKSVLIPKTAMALTIAASILGQVIGSRAERIRMKAVTERLREPAQTTVESAGFSSSQVDGTGGHCGAEGMMFNSKGVTGARPTSTNVCF, translated from the exons atggattttctgtttaaAGGAATGAATGGAGAGACTTCTGGTTGCCCCTTTGATGAGAATGACATTCAGAGATGTCCATTCTTGAGGAACCTAAACAAACCCACATGCTTTTCCTTCACTTCCGTAAATATCCCCATTCCT GTCCGTGGAGCCAGTGGTCCAATATTTGAAGATGGTCCTAATTTTGATATTGCCTTTAAGCTCTTTCATGGGAAGGATGGTGTTGTCCCACTGTCAGACAGATCTTCTGATAATGACATTCTGGAAGTGAAGCCTGAACTCCAGTTCAATCCTTTAGCTGCCAAAGCTGCCACCATAAGTCTGTCAACATTTGGACCTGGAGGGCCTTTTAGTTTTGGTTCCTTCTCTGACAAAGCGAAAAAGCAGAACTCCAACTCATCCAGTAAGAAGGAACCCCCTTCGCAG AAAGGAAAATCGTCAAAACATGAGGCAGTGGGAAATGATTGGTTAAAAACAGGTAACTGCCCAATTGCCAAGTCATATAGAGCTGTGAGCTCTGTTTTACCACTTGTTGCAACAGCACTTCAGCCACCAGCTGGCATGAAGCTCAAATGTCCGCCTGCAGTAGTTGCTGCAAGGGCAGCCCTTGCCCGCACCACCTTTGTTAAAAACCTACGCCCTCAGCCCCTACCTGCAAAAATGCTTGTCATTGCAGCCTTAGGTATGGCAGTCAACATACCATTAGGCATGTGGAAGGAGCACACTACAAAATTTTCCCTCTCATGGTTTGCAGCAGTGCATGCTGCTGTGCCCTTCATAGCCATGCTTAGGAAATCAGTTCTGATCCCCAAAACAGCCATGGCATTGACAATCGCGGCATCTATCTTAGGACAGGTTATTGGTTCAAGAGCTGAGAGGATCCGGATGAAAGCAGTGACTGAGAGACTCAGGGAGCCAGCACAGACAACAGTTGAAAGTGCTGGCTTTAGCTCAAGCCAGGTTGATGGTACAGGCGGTCATTGTGGTGCCGAAGGAATGATGTTCAATTCTAAAGGTGTGACCGGTGCCAGACCAACTTCAACTAATGTatgcttttaa